From Cellulomonas fimi ATCC 484, a single genomic window includes:
- a CDS encoding ABC transporter permease subunit → MSAATTTPQRAVTPAGTRGPAFGRVLAAEWTKVVSLRSPWWTAAATVLVGGAITYLSAQASSVDPGFQPVDSLTTGLVLAQIGPLVLGVLVGAGEFRTGAVRTTFTTVPRRWPVLAAQALVVGAFALGVGVLTALASALGILPPAASRGITVDLAAGDGPGLLLGTALLVVGLALLGHALGALLRRTVPALVTALVVVLVLPVVLMTASDPLLAGGDPASLTAAGTVPRVTLVGTLNILTPGTAGSLMTTSPSAGAMEGTPDLGPVGGGLVLAAWVLVLLVAAAVRLRTRDVR, encoded by the coding sequence ATGAGCGCCGCGACCACCACGCCCCAGCGGGCCGTGACCCCGGCGGGCACCCGCGGACCCGCGTTCGGGCGTGTGCTCGCCGCCGAGTGGACCAAGGTCGTCTCGCTGCGATCGCCGTGGTGGACCGCCGCCGCGACGGTCCTCGTCGGCGGGGCGATCACCTACCTGAGCGCGCAGGCGTCGTCGGTCGACCCGGGGTTCCAGCCGGTCGACTCCCTCACGACCGGCCTGGTGCTCGCGCAGATCGGCCCGCTCGTGCTCGGCGTCCTCGTCGGCGCGGGCGAGTTCCGTACCGGCGCCGTCCGGACGACGTTCACCACGGTGCCGCGTCGGTGGCCCGTGCTCGCGGCGCAGGCGCTCGTCGTCGGTGCGTTCGCGCTCGGCGTCGGCGTCCTGACGGCGCTCGCGAGCGCCCTCGGGATCCTGCCCCCGGCGGCGTCGCGGGGCATCACGGTCGACCTCGCGGCCGGCGACGGTCCCGGCCTGCTGCTCGGGACGGCCCTGCTGGTCGTCGGGCTCGCCCTGCTCGGGCACGCGCTCGGCGCGCTGCTGCGGCGGACCGTCCCGGCGCTGGTGACGGCGCTCGTCGTCGTCCTGGTCCTGCCGGTCGTGCTCATGACCGCGAGCGACCCGCTCCTGGCCGGGGGCGACCCGGCGTCGCTGACGGCCGCCGGCACGGTCCCGCGCGTCACCCTCGTCGGGACGCTCAACATCCTCACGCCCGGCACGGCGGGCAGCCTCATGACGACGTCGCCCTCGGCGGGCGCCATGGAGGGCACGCCCGACCTCGGACCGGTCGGCGGCGGACTCGTGCTCGCCGCGTGGGTCCTCGTCCTGCTCGTCGCCGCGGCCGTGCGGCTGCGCACCCGGGACGTCCGGTGA
- a CDS encoding membrane protein, whose protein sequence is MTAVDQGRPPVRRTPRGAPARTGVTTRRVLRAEATKLTSVPAHLWLVLGTVVVAAGTAYGLGLFVRPGDGRSGSWVVTSGFVLAQVGFLVLGVLVGTGEHTTGTSRTTFTAVPRRRPVLAAQAVVTAAAALVTASAALGTSWLATAGVRGGDAPELDLAVPGTARALLGLVLAGVAVALLGLGLGALLRRPADAVVVGMVLAVVGDHLLAANPGSVTDTIRALLPSAGARLVQDDAALAALDAATHGPHLGTWGGGAVVAAWVTAVLVAAAYRLRRHDLR, encoded by the coding sequence GTGACGGCCGTCGACCAGGGGCGCCCCCCGGTGCGGCGCACCCCGCGCGGCGCGCCGGCGCGCACGGGCGTCACCACCCGCCGTGTCCTGCGTGCCGAGGCCACCAAGCTCACGAGCGTCCCGGCGCACCTGTGGCTGGTGCTGGGCACGGTCGTCGTCGCGGCGGGCACCGCGTACGGGCTCGGGCTGTTCGTCCGGCCCGGCGACGGCCGCTCCGGCTCCTGGGTCGTCACGTCCGGGTTCGTGCTCGCCCAGGTCGGGTTCCTCGTGCTGGGGGTGCTCGTGGGGACGGGCGAGCACACGACAGGCACGAGCCGCACGACGTTCACGGCCGTGCCGCGGCGTCGTCCCGTCCTCGCCGCGCAGGCGGTCGTCACGGCTGCTGCGGCGCTCGTCACGGCGTCCGCCGCGCTGGGCACCTCGTGGCTGGCGACCGCCGGCGTCCGCGGCGGCGACGCGCCGGAGCTGGACCTCGCCGTCCCCGGGACGGCCCGTGCCCTGCTCGGCCTCGTCCTGGCGGGCGTGGCCGTCGCGCTGCTCGGGCTCGGTCTCGGCGCGCTGCTGCGCCGCCCCGCGGACGCGGTCGTCGTCGGCATGGTGCTGGCGGTCGTCGGCGACCACCTGCTCGCCGCGAACCCCGGCAGTGTCACCGACACGATCCGGGCGCTGCTGCCGTCGGCCGGTGCGCGGCTCGTGCAGGACGACGCCGCGCTCGCGGCCCTGGACGCGGCGACGCACGGCCCTCACCTGGGGACGTGGGGCGGCGGCGCCGTCGTCGCCGCGTGGGTGACCGCCGTCCTGGTGGCGGCCGCGTACCGGCTGCGGCGGCATGACCTCCGCTGA
- a CDS encoding sensor histidine kinase, translating to MTSADGPGAGGVVRPSPAAAPTRTVGGQVAAGWESGPVVIRRAVAVRAARSADETLTEQQVRGASPVARLVTARPWVMDVAVAGAMAVVGLVGTIFVWETAGGAVALGLYPRGSDVVHSVTRTWLLGTAVGATLLLVRRTRPITVTALLAVAALASLWADGVLGVLGACLACALYSVAAERGAATAWAVCGGVLVVVTTALWQWQDIGLIEIIAWFGEGTRPRSAFGPGLEEPLFSAGRRMGSVLLLLALLLLGVAVGSAERARRLHAADLVERYRALARERDQSAALARAAERQHIAREMHDVVAHNLTVMVALAGGADAAFDRAPDRSREALRQVARTGRTALTDMQRVLGALGPAGGDATEPTDVDLTTVVERFAVTGVPVTATGLDVALPQDTAVRLAVVRILGEALTNVLRHAPGAPSVEVAVRRTPAGVEVEVTDSGGTRPGGGGGTGRGIVGMRERAALLGGHVEAGPRPGGGWRVHAELPWTDDEGDAR from the coding sequence ATGACCTCCGCTGACGGGCCGGGCGCGGGCGGGGTCGTCCGGCCCAGCCCGGCCGCCGCGCCGACCCGCACCGTGGGCGGGCAGGTCGCCGCCGGATGGGAGAGTGGGCCCGTGGTGATCCGGCGCGCGGTCGCGGTGCGCGCGGCGCGCTCCGCCGACGAGACGCTCACCGAGCAGCAGGTGCGGGGGGCCAGCCCGGTCGCCCGCCTGGTCACGGCGCGGCCGTGGGTCATGGACGTGGCCGTCGCGGGGGCCATGGCGGTCGTCGGGCTCGTCGGCACGATCTTCGTGTGGGAGACCGCCGGGGGAGCCGTCGCCCTCGGGCTGTACCCGCGCGGCTCCGACGTCGTGCACTCGGTGACGCGCACGTGGCTGCTCGGCACCGCGGTCGGCGCGACGCTCCTGCTCGTGCGCCGCACCCGCCCGATCACGGTCACCGCGCTGCTCGCCGTCGCCGCCCTCGCGTCGCTGTGGGCCGACGGCGTGCTCGGCGTCCTGGGCGCGTGCCTGGCGTGCGCGCTCTACAGCGTCGCGGCGGAGCGGGGCGCCGCGACCGCCTGGGCCGTGTGCGGCGGCGTGCTCGTCGTCGTCACGACCGCACTGTGGCAGTGGCAGGACATCGGCCTGATCGAGATCATCGCGTGGTTCGGCGAGGGCACCCGTCCCCGGTCGGCGTTCGGGCCGGGGCTGGAGGAGCCGCTGTTCTCCGCCGGGCGGCGCATGGGCTCCGTGCTGCTGCTGCTCGCGCTGCTCCTGCTCGGCGTGGCCGTCGGGTCGGCAGAGCGGGCGCGTCGCCTGCACGCGGCCGACCTCGTCGAGCGGTACCGCGCGCTGGCCCGCGAGCGCGACCAGAGCGCGGCCCTCGCGCGCGCGGCGGAGCGCCAGCACATCGCGCGCGAGATGCACGACGTCGTCGCGCACAACCTCACGGTCATGGTCGCGCTCGCCGGCGGCGCCGACGCGGCGTTCGATCGCGCACCCGACCGCTCCCGCGAGGCGCTGCGGCAGGTCGCCCGCACCGGCCGGACCGCACTGACCGACATGCAGCGGGTCCTCGGGGCGCTCGGACCGGCGGGCGGCGACGCGACCGAGCCGACCGACGTGGACCTGACGACCGTCGTGGAGCGGTTCGCGGTCACGGGCGTCCCCGTGACGGCGACCGGCCTCGACGTCGCGCTGCCGCAGGACACGGCCGTGCGGCTCGCGGTCGTGCGGATCCTCGGCGAGGCGCTGACCAACGTCCTGCGGCACGCCCCCGGGGCGCCGTCCGTCGAGGTCGCGGTGCGGCGCACGCCCGCGGGCGTCGAGGTCGAAGTCACCGACAGCGGCGGCACGCGGCCCGGCGGCGGAGGCGGCACGGGCCGTGGCATCGTCGGCATGCGCGAGCGTGCCGCGCTGCTCGGCGGCCACGTCGAGGCGGGCCCCCGCCCGGGCGGCGGGTGGCGCGTGCACGCGGAGCTGCCGTGGACCGACGACGAGGGAGACGCCCGATGA
- a CDS encoding response regulator has protein sequence MTTVLLVDDQALLRSGFRLVIESEPDLRVVGEAADGRVALDQVAALAPEVVLMDIRMPGMDGIEATRRIVAAHPGSRVLVLTTFDVDDLAFAALRAGASGFLLKTARPDELVDAIRTVAAGTSVVAPRVLRRMLDLFAPHLPTGGRAPAPDGQDPRLAALTPRELDVLRLVAEGASNVEIAAELVVSEATVKTHVGNVFAKLGARDRVQAVIIAYECGLAGSAARG, from the coding sequence ATGACGACCGTCCTGCTCGTCGACGACCAGGCGCTGCTGCGCAGCGGCTTCCGGCTCGTCATCGAGTCCGAGCCCGACCTGCGGGTCGTCGGCGAGGCCGCCGACGGGCGCGTCGCGCTCGACCAGGTCGCCGCGCTCGCACCCGAGGTCGTGCTCATGGACATCCGGATGCCCGGGATGGACGGCATCGAGGCGACCCGGCGCATCGTCGCCGCCCACCCGGGCTCGCGCGTGCTGGTGCTCACGACGTTCGACGTCGACGACCTCGCGTTCGCCGCGCTGCGGGCCGGTGCGTCGGGCTTCCTGCTGAAGACGGCCCGTCCCGACGAGCTCGTCGACGCGATCCGCACGGTTGCGGCGGGCACGTCCGTCGTCGCGCCGCGCGTGCTGCGCCGGATGCTCGACCTGTTCGCGCCGCACCTGCCGACGGGCGGCCGCGCGCCCGCCCCGGACGGTCAGGACCCCCGCCTGGCCGCCCTGACGCCGCGCGAGCTCGACGTGCTGCGGCTCGTCGCCGAGGGCGCGTCGAACGTCGAGATCGCCGCCGAGCTCGTCGTCTCGGAGGCGACGGTGAAGACGCACGTGGGCAACGTCTTCGCGAAGCTCGGCGCACGCGACCGCGTGCAGGCGGTGATCATCGCGTACGAGTGCGGGCTCGCCGGCAGCGCGGCCCGCGGCTGA
- a CDS encoding helix-turn-helix transcriptional regulator, translating into MRADRLVATLLLLQQRRQVTAAEVARELEVSERTARRDLDALATAGVPVYSVQGRGGGWRLVGGARTDLSGLTSGEARALFLVAGPAADATPAVRAALRKLVRALPEPFREQAEAAAASVVTDPQPWGSDGTRRPPPPFLDVLQESVVRGVQVRLGYVDGSGATSTRTVHPWGLVAKGPTWYLVGGTGAGRRTFRVDRVSSVDPTDDPVDRPEDFDLAASWREIADEVHRRRTPLEARALCVPHGLPILRRGFGGRLEVGGPTPDGRVEVVVRGRDASVLAGELAGLVEWVEVTGPPEVREHLAATGRAIVERYR; encoded by the coding sequence GTGCGCGCCGACCGTCTCGTGGCCACCCTGCTCCTGCTGCAGCAGCGGCGGCAGGTGACCGCGGCCGAGGTCGCCCGCGAGCTCGAGGTGTCGGAGCGGACCGCGCGCCGTGACCTCGACGCGCTCGCGACCGCCGGCGTGCCCGTGTACTCCGTGCAGGGCCGCGGCGGGGGCTGGCGGCTCGTCGGGGGCGCCCGCACCGACCTGTCGGGCCTGACGTCCGGCGAGGCCCGCGCGCTGTTCCTCGTCGCCGGCCCCGCGGCCGACGCGACGCCGGCCGTGCGCGCCGCCCTGCGCAAGCTGGTCCGCGCCCTGCCGGAGCCGTTCCGGGAGCAGGCCGAGGCAGCGGCGGCGTCGGTCGTCACGGACCCGCAGCCGTGGGGCTCGGACGGGACGAGGCGCCCACCGCCGCCGTTCCTCGACGTGCTGCAGGAGTCCGTGGTGCGCGGCGTCCAGGTGCGGCTCGGCTACGTCGACGGGTCGGGCGCCACGTCGACGCGGACCGTGCACCCGTGGGGCCTGGTCGCGAAGGGCCCGACCTGGTACCTGGTCGGCGGCACCGGCGCGGGCCGGCGCACGTTCCGGGTGGACCGCGTGTCGTCCGTCGACCCGACCGACGACCCCGTCGACCGGCCCGAGGACTTCGACCTCGCCGCGAGCTGGCGGGAGATCGCCGACGAGGTCCACCGGCGGCGCACGCCCCTGGAGGCCCGGGCGCTGTGCGTCCCGCACGGCCTGCCGATCCTGCGCCGCGGGTTCGGCGGTCGCCTCGAGGTGGGGGGTCCGACCCCCGACGGTCGTGTCGAGGTCGTGGTCCGGGGGCGCGACGCGTCCGTGCTCGCGGGTGAGCTCGCCGGGCTCGTCGAGTGGGTCGAGGTCACCGGCCCGCCGGAGGTGCGCGAGCACCTGGCCGCCACGGGCCGCGCGATCGTGGAGCGGTACCGCTGA